GATCAGCACCTCCTTGGCGCTGCCGGCGATCTCCGGCGCTCCGCCGGCACCGGGCAAGCGTACCTTGGGCTTGTGGTAATCACCGATCACCGTGGTGTTGATGTTGCCGTACTTGTCCACCTGTGCCGCGCCGAGAAAGCCCACATCGATACGCCCGCCCTGCAGCCAGTAGCGGAAGATCTCGCCGGTAGGCACCACCGTGTCTGCGGTCTCGGCCAGTTCGCCGTCGCCGATGGACAAGGGCAGCACGGACGGCTTGGCACCGATCGGCCCGGATTCGTAGATCAGCACGACTTCCGGCGCATGGGTCAGGCGCGCCAGGTTGGCGGCCTTCGATGGCAGGCCGATGCCGACGAAACAGACGCTGCCGTTACCAAGGCGGCGGGCGGCGGCCACGGTCATCATTTCATTGGTGCTGTAGGCGCTCATCAGTTGGCCTCCTGCTGCTGGGCCAGCTTGCGCTGGAATTCGGCGAAGTCTTCGGTGCCACGGATGTAGGTGTCGACCCAGGCGCCGAACGCCTCGCGGTCGCGGGCGATCGGGTCCCAGGCCTGATAGAAGTGGTTGTCGCGCTCGTAGTAGCCATGGGCATAGGACGGATGTGCACCGCCCGGGACGAGGCAGACCGCAGTCAGCGCCCAGGTCGGCAGCACACAGGCGTTCATCGGCGCATTGAGGTCGTCGACGATTTCCTCGACAGTGACGATGCAGCGCTTGGCGGCCAGGGCGGCTTCCTTCTGCACACCAAGAATGCCCTGGATCAGCACGTTACCCTTGCGATCGGCCTTCTGTGCGTGGATCACGGTGACGTCCGGGCGCACGCTGGGCACGGCCGCCAGTACTTCCCCGGTGAACGGGCAGGTGACGGACTTGATCAGCGGATTGACCTTGGGCAGGTCGGAGCCGGCGTAGGCACGCAGCACGGCAAACGGCAGACCGGAGGCGCCGGCGACATAGGCATTGGCGAGGTCGGCATGGCTGTGCTCTTGGATCTCCAGCGGCTGCGGCCAGCCCTTTTCCACCGCATCGCGCAGACGATGCAGCGAGCCGACGCCTGGATTGCCGCCCCAGGAGAAGATCAGCTTCTTCGCGCAACCGGCACCGATCAGCAGGTCGTAGACCAGGTCCGGCGTCATGCGCACCAGGGTCAGGTCCTTGCGGCCCTGGCGCACGATCTCGTGGGCGGCTGCGGTGGGAATCAGGTGGGTAAAGCCTTCCAGGGCGACGGTATCGCCATCCAGGATAAAGCGCTCGACGGCTTCGCGGAGCGAGAGGAATTCAGCCATGAGTCGGATCTCGTGTTGTTTTCGGTACGCTGATTGCGTTGTGAAAACGTTAACGGCCCATCCCCTGCCAAACAATCCGATAATCGACATACCGTTCGATTATCGAACGAATTAGACGCCATTCTTATGTGATTAACGATGCCGACATCAGCGCGCGGAAGCTACCCAGAGCACCGTAGTCACCGATGGTTTGCGAGCTTCCATCAATGAAACAGTCGCGTGCTCAATTCGCGGCTGGCCTCCAGCAGCACGGGCAGGAATCGGGTTTCCAGCTCCTGACGCGAGACGCGCCCGGCGTGGGTGCCGACGTTCAGCGCGGCCAGCACCTGGCCGGCGGAATCCTTCAGCGGAACGGCCAACGAACGCAGGCCCATTTCCAGCTCCTGATCGACGATGACCCAACCCTGCTGGCGAATCTCGGCGATGTTTTCGCGCAGCGCCTCCGGGCTGTGCAAGGTGCGGCTGGTCTTTACCTGCAAGTCAGCGCGGCCCAGGTAGTCGTCGAGCGCCGCGTCATCCAGCGCCGCCAGCAGAATGCGCCCCATTGATGTGCAATACGCCGGCAGCCGACTGCCCACCGACAGATCCACCGATATCAGCCGCTGTGGCGTGGCCGAGCGCGCCACATAGAGCACTTCATCGCCCTCCAGCGTCGCCATCGAACAGGCTTCGTGCAGTTGCTCGCTGAGGCGGTCGAGAATCGGTTGCGCGGTCACTGCCAGCGGCGTGGACGACAGATAGGCGTGGCCAAGGGTCAGCACCTTGGGCAGCAGCGAATAGGTACGCCCATCGGTGGTGACGTAGCCGAGCTTCATCAACGTATGCAGGCAGCGGCGCACGGCGGCCCGGGGTATTTCGGTGCGATGGCTGATCTGCGCGATGGTCAGGTGGCGCTTGCGCTCCTGGAAGGCATGAATCACGGCCAACCCGCGCGCCAGCGAAGTCATGAAATTGGGATCGCCGGTCAGCGCCTCGATGCGCTTGGCAGGCGAAGCAACGATGGGCGGTGCCATCGGTGGCTTGAGAACACGCGACTCATCGGTCATGCAGGACACCCTCGGACGCTGACATCGGGGCGATTATCGACGCACCGGCCGATAATCGCCAGCGCGACAACAGAGAGGAATGACGCGCTGCTGGCGATCGGCGTCGGCCTGCTCACCTTGGCCGTGTATAGCTTCGCCGAATAGCGCTGGCGGCGGATCGATTTGTCGGAAGTGACGAATTGAAAGCCTGATAGCCTCTGGGAGAGGCCGACAGTCGCAAATATCGATATGGGGTGGAGCGGTTCGAACCTGGGGCACTGAATCCAACCGCAGGTCGAGCAGCCACGCTCGACCTGCGCCGTGCAGATCAACCGGCGTGGTAATCCGCGTCGGCTTCTTCGAAGCGCTTGACGATGCTCGGGGCAGGCGCGGCGCCCATCTTGCTCACCACATAGATGGCGATGCTGGCGAGGATGAAGCCCGGGATGATTTCGTACAGGCCCAGGCCGATGAACTCCTTCCACACCACCACGGTGACGGCACCGACCAGCATGCCGGCCAACGCGCCGTTGCGGGTCATGCGCTTCCACAGCAGCGAGATCAGCACCACCGGACCGAACGCCGCGCCGAAGCCGGCCCAGGCGTAGGACACCAGGCCCAGCACCTTGCTGTCCGGGTTGGAGGCGATGCCGATGGCGATCAGCGCGATCAACAGCACCATGCCGCGACCGACCCAGACCAATTCGGTCTGCGAGGCGTTCTTGCGCAGCATGGCCTTGTAGAAGTCCTGGGTCAGCGCGCTGGAGCTGACCAATAGCTGCGCACTCAGGGTACTCATTACCGCCGCCAGCACGCCGGAGAGAATGATGCCGGCCACCCATGGGTTGAACAGAATCTTCACCAGTTCCATGAACACACGCTCGCCGTTCTGGCTCACCGCACCAGCCTGCTCCGGATGGTCGGCGAAGTAGGCGATGCCGAGGAAGCCCACCGCTACGGCGCCGGCCAGGGTCAGGATCATCCAGGTCATGCCGATGCGGCGGGCGTTGGGGATGGTCTTGATCGAGTCGGCGGCCATGAAGCGCACCAGAATGTGCGGCTGGCCGAAATAGCCCAGGCCCCAGGCCAGCAGCGAAATGATCGCGACGAAGGACAGCCCGCGGAACATGTCGAAGTTGGCCGGGTTCTGCGCTTCGATGGTGGCCATCACGGTGCCCATGTCACCGAGGGCGAGGATGACGAACACCGGCGTGATCAGCAGCGCGAAGATCATCAGAGTGGCCTGTACGGTGTCGGTCCAGCTCACCGCGAGAAAACCGCCGATGAACACATAGAGGATGGTCGCCGCGGCGCCGACCCACAGCGCGTACTCGTAGGGCATGCCGAAGGTGGACTCGAACAGCCGCGCGCCGGCGACGACGCCCGAGGCGCAGTAGATGGTGAAGAACACCAGGATCACCAGCGCGGAGAAAATCCGCAGCATGCGGCTCTCGTCCTCGAAACGGTGCGAGAAGTAATCCGGCAGCGTCAGCGCGTTGTGGTTGTGCTCGGTATGCACGCGCAGGCGCCCGGCGACGAACAACCAGTTCAGCCAGGCGCCGACGATCAGGCCGATGGCGATCCAGCTTTCCGACAGACCGGCGACGAAGATCGCTCCGGGCAGCCCCATCAGCAGCCAGCCGCTCATGTCCGAGGCACCGGCCGACAGCGCGGTGACGAAGCTGCCGAGACTGCGGCCGCCAAGGATGTAGTCGGAGAAGTTCTTGGTGGCGCGGTAGGCGATGAAACCGATCAGGATCATCGCCGCGATGTAGATCACGAAAGTGATCAGAGTGGGAGTGCTGACGTTCATGGGACTTGTTTTCCTTGTTGGTCCTGACGTTCCATCGCCAGCGCGGACAGCGACCGACACCCGCAACGGAACAATCGAGGGGCGCAAGGATAGCGCGTCATCCACGTACTTGCGCGTGACCGCGAGGTTCTGCGCGCCGCATCGCCACTACATGACGAATAAGGGCCGGCAATAGCGGCCGGCCCTTGTGAGTTGCTGCCAGGAAAATTGCTCGCCTCAGAATGCCAGGCGCACGCCTACGGTCAGATTGCGCCCGGGCAGCAGCACCTCATCCTTGATGAAGGAAGTGTGCTGGCGGGCCTTTTCGTCCAGCAGGTTGTTGGCCTTGAGGTAGAGCAGGTAATCGGTCTGGTTCAGCGCGCCGCTGTAACCCAGGCTGGCGCCCAGCATGTTGTAGCCACCGGTTTCGCTTTCGTAGTCGGCCAGTTCGTCCTGGCGCTGCACCCGATAGAACTCCAGCTGGCCGTTGAGCGCCGGGGTGAAGCTCTGTTCCACCCGCACACCCAGGCGATCGGCCGGGATACGCGGCAGGTCGCCGCCGCCGTCGCGCAACTTGCCGCGCACGTGGTCGCCGAACAGGGTGAAGGCGGTGGCGTCGGTCGCCTGGAAGCGCACCTCCCCTTCCGCCCCGGTGAGCACGGCGTCCTGCTGGCGGTATTCGATCTCGCGGTAGCCACCACCGATGTCGTTACCGGTGTCGGCGGCGTAGATGAAGTCGTCCACCTCGTTGCGGAACAGGCTCAGGCTGAAGGTCGTGCGGCCGGCGAACTTGCGCAGGGTGATCTCGGCGTTGTGCGAGGTTTCCTCTTCCAGGTCGACGTTACCCAGTTCGACAGTGCGGGTCGCTGCATGCGGGCCGTTGGCGTAAAGCTCTTCTGCGCTGGGCAGGCGTTGCGAACGCGTCAGCGAGAAGCCCAGCGAGTACTGCGGGGCGAAGGTCCAGACCGCACCGGCGGACATCGAGGTGCCGCTGTGATCGGTATCCGGACGGCCGTCGGCATCGATGTCCTGCCATTCGTGGCGCAGACCGAGTTCGTAGCGCCAGGCGCCAGCGGTGTATTCCTCCAGCAGGAACAAGCCGTGGTTGCGGGTCAGCGTCTGCGGCACATAGGCCTCTTCGCCGAGGGCTTCGAAGTCGCGACGCAGGGTCTGTGCGCCGAGCACACCGCGCCAGCCGAACAGCGGCTGATGGGTCAGCTCCAGACGGGCATCGGTGGCGTCGTTGTTGAAGCGGGTGCCCACTTCGCCGCCTTCGATCTCCTTGTGCTGGTAGTCGCTGTGGCCGATGCGCAGCCGCGCCAGTTCGAAGCCCGGCAGCGGATCGCTCAGCTCGCCACGCAGATCCCAGCGCT
This DNA window, taken from Pseudomonas sp. FeN3W, encodes the following:
- a CDS encoding CoA-transferase subunit beta codes for the protein MSAYSTNEMMTVAAARRLGNGSVCFVGIGLPSKAANLARLTHAPEVVLIYESGPIGAKPSVLPLSIGDGELAETADTVVPTGEIFRYWLQGGRIDVGFLGAAQVDKYGNINTTVIGDYHKPKVRLPGAGGAPEIAGSAKEVLIILKQSHRTFVDRLAFITSVGFGEGGEHRKQLGLPGKGPVAIITDLCIMEPEEGSNEFIVTALHPGVTREQVVENTGWAIRFAEQVTTTEAPRAEELQALRALEARTAAAHGQPGGEE
- a CDS encoding CoA transferase subunit A, with the translated sequence MAEFLSLREAVERFILDGDTVALEGFTHLIPTAAAHEIVRQGRKDLTLVRMTPDLVYDLLIGAGCAKKLIFSWGGNPGVGSLHRLRDAVEKGWPQPLEIQEHSHADLANAYVAGASGLPFAVLRAYAGSDLPKVNPLIKSVTCPFTGEVLAAVPSVRPDVTVIHAQKADRKGNVLIQGILGVQKEAALAAKRCIVTVEEIVDDLNAPMNACVLPTWALTAVCLVPGGAHPSYAHGYYERDNHFYQAWDPIARDREAFGAWVDTYIRGTEDFAEFQRKLAQQQEAN
- a CDS encoding IclR family transcriptional regulator C-terminal domain-containing protein: MTDESRVLKPPMAPPIVASPAKRIEALTGDPNFMTSLARGLAVIHAFQERKRHLTIAQISHRTEIPRAAVRRCLHTLMKLGYVTTDGRTYSLLPKVLTLGHAYLSSTPLAVTAQPILDRLSEQLHEACSMATLEGDEVLYVARSATPQRLISVDLSVGSRLPAYCTSMGRILLAALDDAALDDYLGRADLQVKTSRTLHSPEALRENIAEIRQQGWVIVDQELEMGLRSLAVPLKDSAGQVLAALNVGTHAGRVSRQELETRFLPVLLEASRELSTRLFH
- the putP gene encoding sodium/proline symporter PutP, whose amino-acid sequence is MNVSTPTLITFVIYIAAMILIGFIAYRATKNFSDYILGGRSLGSFVTALSAGASDMSGWLLMGLPGAIFVAGLSESWIAIGLIVGAWLNWLFVAGRLRVHTEHNHNALTLPDYFSHRFEDESRMLRIFSALVILVFFTIYCASGVVAGARLFESTFGMPYEYALWVGAAATILYVFIGGFLAVSWTDTVQATLMIFALLITPVFVILALGDMGTVMATIEAQNPANFDMFRGLSFVAIISLLAWGLGYFGQPHILVRFMAADSIKTIPNARRIGMTWMILTLAGAVAVGFLGIAYFADHPEQAGAVSQNGERVFMELVKILFNPWVAGIILSGVLAAVMSTLSAQLLVSSSALTQDFYKAMLRKNASQTELVWVGRGMVLLIALIAIGIASNPDSKVLGLVSYAWAGFGAAFGPVVLISLLWKRMTRNGALAGMLVGAVTVVVWKEFIGLGLYEIIPGFILASIAIYVVSKMGAAPAPSIVKRFEEADADYHAG
- a CDS encoding TonB-dependent receptor, translated to MKLKRHPLAWAISLALVPAAWAAEPVELQSVVVSASGLAKQSHEMTTPAAVMEGDELVQRREATLGETLESLPGVRSSSFGAGAARPVIRGLDGARVKVLSDGVELLDASTISPDHAVTSEPLLAERIEVLKGPATLLYGGGAIGGVVNVIDKKIPTRVPEKGYEGELELRANSVANEGAGVFGITAGSGNFAVRAEGTKRQADPYEIPGSPDKQEGSYNDTDSFNLGASFIGERGYIGAAYGEQNNRYGLLAHEHADCHTHGSDWHCGGHDDHDDDDDHDHEHEHGSVPYVDMRQKRWDLRGELSDPLPGFELARLRIGHSDYQHKEIEGGEVGTRFNNDATDARLELTHQPLFGWRGVLGAQTLRRDFEALGEEAYVPQTLTRNHGLFLLEEYTAGAWRYELGLRHEWQDIDADGRPDTDHSGTSMSAGAVWTFAPQYSLGFSLTRSQRLPSAEELYANGPHAATRTVELGNVDLEEETSHNAEITLRKFAGRTTFSLSLFRNEVDDFIYAADTGNDIGGGYREIEYRQQDAVLTGAEGEVRFQATDATAFTLFGDHVRGKLRDGGGDLPRIPADRLGVRVEQSFTPALNGQLEFYRVQRQDELADYESETGGYNMLGASLGYSGALNQTDYLLYLKANNLLDEKARQHTSFIKDEVLLPGRNLTVGVRLAF